The sequence below is a genomic window from Leptotrichia sp. oral taxon 215 str. W9775.
TACTACTGACTTGAGGGATAATCTCTTTTAAATATTAGTAATATACTTTTTAAGGAGAAAAAATGGATACAAAAAAATTAGATAAAAAATGGTGGCAAAAAGAGGTTGGATATCAGATATATCCAAGAAGTTTTTATGACAGCAACAATGACGGAATTGGAGATTTAAATGGAATTACAGCGAAACTGGATTATCTTAAGGAACTTGGGATAACTCTTATCTGGGTTTGTCCAATATTTAAGTCACCAATGGATGACAACGGATATGATATTTCAGATTATTATGATGTGAATCCTGAATTCGGGACAAAGGAAGATTTGGAAAAATTGATTGCAGAGGCCGAAAAAAGAGGGATAAAAGTAATTTTAGATTTGGTAATTAATCATACTTCTGATGAGCACGAGTGGTTTTTGGAAGCATTGAAAAATCCTGAAAGCAAGTACAGAAATTACTATATTTTCAAAAGAGGTAAAAATGGATTGCCACCAACAAACTGGAGATCACATTTTGGAGGTTCTGCTTGGGAAAAAGTTGAAGGGGAAGCTGATGAAAATGGAAATGAAATGTACTATTTGCATTTATTTACAAAAAAACAGCCTGACTTAAATTGGGAAAATCCTGAAGTTAGGAAAGAGCTTTACAAAATGGTAAATTATTGGCTTGAAAAGGGAATTGCTGGATTTAGAGTTGATGCGATTAATTCGATAAAAAAAGATGCAAGATATTTGGATTTGCCAGTTGATGGAGCGGATGGAAGGGCATACAATGTGGAATATACTTTGAATCAGCCTGGAATTGAAGAGTTTTTAAGCGAATTGGCAAAAGAAACTTTCAAAAAATATAATGCGATGACTGTTGCGGAAACTCCAATGCTTGAGTATGAAAGATACAATGATTTCATTGGAGATGATGGATTTTTTACAATGATTTTTGATTTTAGCTATACGGATTTAGATATGACAAAAGGCGGATTTTATTATTCATTGAGAGATATTCCAACAATAGAGCTTAGGGATGCTATTTTTGAAAGTCAACTGACTCAGCAAAAATATGGATGGGGAGCACCATTCTTTGAAAATCACGATTTGCCAAGAAGTTTGAATAAATTTTTTGGTGAAAAAGCGAATGAAACAAATGCAAAATTGTTAGCAAATGTATTTTTCTTCTTGCGAGGAACACCATTTATTTATCAAGGTCAAGAAATTGGGATGGATAATTTTGTGAGAAATGATATTTCTGAATTTGATGATATTGCGAGTAAAGACCAATATCAACGGGCATTAGGAGAAGGATTTTCATCTGAAGAAGCATTATATTTTGTAAATAAACGAAGCCGTGACAATTCAAGAACACCTATGCAATGGGACAACAGCAAAAACGCTGGTT
It includes:
- a CDS encoding alpha-glucosidase, whose product is MDTKKLDKKWWQKEVGYQIYPRSFYDSNNDGIGDLNGITAKLDYLKELGITLIWVCPIFKSPMDDNGYDISDYYDVNPEFGTKEDLEKLIAEAEKRGIKVILDLVINHTSDEHEWFLEALKNPESKYRNYYIFKRGKNGLPPTNWRSHFGGSAWEKVEGEADENGNEMYYLHLFTKKQPDLNWENPEVRKELYKMVNYWLEKGIAGFRVDAINSIKKDARYLDLPVDGADGRAYNVEYTLNQPGIEEFLSELAKETFKKYNAMTVAETPMLEYERYNDFIGDDGFFTMIFDFSYTDLDMTKGGFYYSLRDIPTIELRDAIFESQLTQQKYGWGAPFFENHDLPRSLNKFFGEKANETNAKLLANVFFFLRGTPFIYQGQEIGMDNFVRNDISEFDDIASKDQYQRALGEGFSSEEALYFVNKRSRDNSRTPMQWDNSKNAGFLKDENSKSWIKLTGSQATTNVADQINDKDSIFSHYKKMIDLRQNGKYSDCLIYGDFIPVPLENEKIIAYVRKYENQKLLCISNFSELKQEVELNDIAKVLGEKEIILGKILINNFDKIGKDEKKLNLEGFQSLLVEI